A stretch of Candidatus Marinimicrobia bacterium CG08_land_8_20_14_0_20_45_22 DNA encodes these proteins:
- a CDS encoding RNA methyltransferase has product MFEYQKSGQYFALIAGGMEEHGAEEFTELGAQNVKLSYRGIQFEADPRTLYILNYQTRLATRILAPLISFNCHSTDYLYKVAKSVDWTTLFRVDQTFAVFASVANSHITHSQYAALKVKDAIVDCFREKFGSRPNVEPVTPDVWINIHIENNHAVLSLDTSGGSLHRRGYRTETGVSPMMETLAAAIIRLTEWQGEKPLYDPMCGSGTLLCEALMSYCRIPAGYLRKNFGFMFLPDFDKTVWETVREEAYHNFRQLPEGLIAGSDVSGRATKIAIENVNHISSGNRVTIKMLNFMKIDNLENRVIVCNPPYGIREGNPEEIAKLYTYLGDYLKQKCKGSTAYIYVGDKELLKFIGLKPTWKKPLVNGALDGRLAKYEMY; this is encoded by the coding sequence ATGTTTGAATATCAAAAAAGTGGCCAATACTTTGCGTTGATTGCGGGTGGAATGGAAGAACACGGAGCGGAAGAATTTACCGAACTTGGTGCGCAGAACGTCAAACTTTCGTATCGCGGCATTCAGTTTGAAGCCGATCCACGAACATTATACATTTTAAATTATCAAACGCGGTTGGCGACACGGATTCTTGCGCCGCTTATCTCGTTCAATTGCCATAGTACGGATTATCTGTATAAAGTGGCGAAGTCTGTCGATTGGACGACGCTCTTCCGCGTGGATCAAACCTTTGCGGTCTTCGCGTCGGTCGCCAACAGCCACATCACGCATTCTCAATACGCCGCGCTCAAAGTGAAAGACGCCATCGTCGATTGCTTCCGTGAAAAATTCGGCAGTCGCCCAAACGTCGAACCGGTTACGCCGGATGTCTGGATCAATATTCATATCGAAAATAATCATGCCGTGCTTAGTCTGGATACTTCCGGCGGTTCGCTTCACCGGCGCGGTTATCGAACGGAAACCGGCGTTTCGCCGATGATGGAAACACTTGCCGCCGCCATCATCCGGTTGACCGAGTGGCAGGGTGAAAAACCTTTATACGATCCGATGTGCGGTTCGGGAACTCTGCTCTGCGAGGCGTTGATGTCGTACTGCCGGATTCCGGCGGGTTATCTGCGGAAAAACTTCGGGTTCATGTTTCTGCCGGATTTCGACAAAACCGTCTGGGAAACCGTCAGGGAAGAAGCCTATCACAACTTTCGGCAACTGCCGGAAGGACTCATTGCCGGAAGCGACGTTTCCGGACGAGCGACTAAAATCGCGATCGAAAATGTCAATCATATTTCTTCCGGCAACCGCGTCACAATAAAGATGTTGAATTTTATGAAAATCGACAACCTCGAAAATCGTGTCATCGTCTGTAATCCGCCTTATGGAATCCGCGAGGGAAATCCGGAAGAGATCGCCAAACTCTACACCTATCTCGGCGATTATCTCAAACAAAAATGCAAAGGATCGACGGCATACATCTATGTCGGCGACAAGGAATTGCTGAAGTTCATCGGCCTCAAACCGACGTGGAAAAAGCCGCTGGTCAACGGCGCGCTGGACGGTCGGCTGGCAAAGTATGAGATGTATTGA
- a CDS encoding mechanosensitive ion channel protein MscS, translated as MNHLTGTIFDWLIPAVIVLFGFFIGVLVERIISNKLRKVIQRTKLNSYDIVNVSLNKIPTAMAGILGIYGALAYMPIKHEIFVIINKVLIVLIILIATVMISRLSTGFIQFYAHKHQFPSVSLFTNIAKITVIILGILIILQYSGISISPILTALGVGGLAVALALQDTLSNLFAGMHIIASRLVSPGDYVKLETGDEGIVKDINWRNTTIQSLASNMIIMPNVKISTSIITNYNKPEKELTVALPLSVDFKIVEKLVIQIARDILKEIPGGVTDAGPSLSLNSVNDGNINFNVFIKVKEFTAQFAIRNEFYLRIQQAFQENRIPGPMTQSGVLLKNAGGERE; from the coding sequence ATGAATCACCTAACAGGAACGATATTCGACTGGTTAATTCCGGCCGTGATCGTTTTATTTGGATTTTTTATCGGTGTTCTCGTCGAAAGAATAATTTCTAACAAACTGAGAAAAGTCATTCAGCGCACTAAGTTGAATTCTTACGACATCGTCAATGTTTCGCTGAATAAAATTCCGACGGCTATGGCAGGAATTCTCGGAATTTACGGTGCGTTGGCCTATATGCCGATCAAGCATGAAATCTTTGTCATCATCAATAAAGTGCTGATCGTTTTGATCATTTTAATTGCGACGGTTATGATTTCACGGCTTTCCACCGGTTTCATTCAATTTTACGCGCACAAACATCAATTCCCGTCGGTTTCATTGTTCACCAATATCGCCAAAATAACTGTGATTATTCTCGGTATTTTGATAATTCTTCAATATTCAGGCATTTCAATTTCACCGATTCTGACCGCATTGGGCGTTGGCGGTTTGGCGGTTGCATTGGCTTTACAGGATACACTTTCGAACCTTTTTGCCGGAATGCATATCATAGCATCGCGATTGGTTTCGCCGGGCGACTACGTCAAACTTGAAACCGGCGATGAAGGAATTGTCAAAGACATCAATTGGCGGAATACGACGATTCAATCGCTGGCAAGTAATATGATCATTATGCCAAACGTGAAAATTTCGACTTCGATCATCACTAACTATAATAAACCAGAAAAGGAACTGACCGTCGCATTGCCGCTTTCGGTCGATTTCAAAATAGTCGAAAAATTGGTCATTCAGATTGCGCGGGACATTTTGAAAGAAATCCCCGGCGGCGTTACCGATGCCGGTCCGTCGCTCAGTCTGAATTCGGTTAACGATGGGAATATCAACTTCAATGTTTTCATAAAAGTTAAGGAGTTCACCGCGCAGTTTGCGATCCGAAACGAATTCTACCTCCGCATTCAACAGGCTTTTCAAGAAAACCGAATTCCGGGTCCGATGACCCAAAGCGGCGTCTTATTAAAAAACGCTGGTGGGGAAAGAGAGTGA
- a CDS encoding acetyl-CoA carboxylase carboxyl transferase subunit alpha (catalyzes the carboxylation of acetyl-CoA to malonyl-CoA; forms a tetramer composed of two alpha (AccA) and two beta (AccD) subunits; one of the two catalytic subunits that can form the acetyl CoA carboxylase enzyme together with a carrier protein), with protein sequence MSEIVLDFEKPIIELEKKIEEMYEMSSLENVDLSADIQKAEEKLNRTIVKIHSNLTRWQKVQLARHPDRPTTLDYLNRICTDFIEIHGDRYFSDDKAIVAGFATIDDFQCVVIGHQKGKNTKENLFRNFGMPHPEGYRKALRAMKLAEKFHKPVITFIDTQGAFPGIGAEERGQAEAIAKNLFEMSRLKTPIICIIIGEGASGGALGIGVGDKILLLENTWFSVISPEGCASILYHDSSKASVAAEAMKVTSRDLESLGISDEILPEPLGGAHRNPEQTAQTLKSAILKYLSELITIPTDELIRKRIEKYSKMGTWSESNNVPSANKSSNNRKIE encoded by the coding sequence ATGTCTGAAATAGTATTGGATTTTGAAAAACCGATCATCGAACTCGAGAAAAAAATCGAGGAAATGTATGAGATGTCTTCACTCGAAAATGTCGATCTGAGCGCTGATATTCAAAAAGCCGAAGAAAAACTGAATAGAACCATCGTTAAAATTCATTCAAATCTAACGCGCTGGCAAAAAGTTCAGTTAGCAAGACATCCGGATAGACCGACGACATTGGATTATCTAAACCGGATTTGCACGGACTTCATCGAAATTCATGGCGATCGCTATTTTTCCGACGATAAGGCAATCGTCGCCGGTTTTGCCACGATTGATGACTTTCAGTGCGTCGTCATCGGCCATCAAAAAGGAAAGAATACCAAGGAAAACCTTTTCCGTAATTTTGGAATGCCGCATCCAGAAGGTTATCGTAAAGCCTTGAGAGCGATGAAATTGGCAGAGAAATTTCATAAGCCGGTCATCACATTTATCGACACGCAGGGTGCATTTCCGGGAATTGGCGCTGAGGAACGCGGGCAGGCGGAAGCCATTGCAAAAAACCTATTTGAGATGTCCAGACTCAAAACTCCGATTATTTGTATCATCATCGGCGAAGGCGCCAGCGGCGGCGCATTGGGAATTGGTGTTGGCGATAAGATTCTTCTTCTGGAAAACACCTGGTTTTCCGTCATTTCGCCGGAAGGTTGTGCTTCTATTTTATACCATGATTCATCAAAAGCGTCTGTTGCCGCAGAAGCCATGAAAGTCACCTCACGTGATTTGGAAAGTTTGGGCATCTCAGACGAAATTCTCCCAGAACCGCTTGGCGGAGCGCATCGGAACCCGGAACAGACGGCTCAGACATTAAAATCTGCAATTTTAAAATATCTTTCCGAATTAATAACAATTCCGACGGATGAACTGATTCGGAAACGAATCGAAAAATACAGCAAAATGGGCACATGGAGCGAATCGAACAACGTTCCGAGCGCAAATAAATCTTCAAATAACAGGAAAATCGAATGA